The Centroberyx gerrardi isolate f3 chromosome 12, fCenGer3.hap1.cur.20231027, whole genome shotgun sequence genome has a window encoding:
- the LOC144541920 gene encoding protein rapunzel-like, whose translation MVDIEQVKRAGSVVLGGLEKMSSFAENINPLFAIVTFVVKVAKKTVDKDLADAEKQNIDEAFSNICTKLDNISETNQKLLKEIKLNELKVNYGRSENYIKNQYNHLTEMVKKIQKNPDDSQKHTEDFKDHIDRDELEDSLNAFYKGICGELSSGKLLELYFDAYGGDKTKMETKCFHLIHLFQMGLMVLMAHTAATEDDEDEVKEKWEDRVKEIQVKIDDVLKKCVQN comes from the coding sequence ATGGTTGACATTGAGCAGGTCAAACGGGCAGGAAGCGTTGTCCTTGGGGGACTGGAGAAAATGTCCTCTTTTGCTGAAAACATCAATCCACTCTTCGCCATCGTCACTTTCGTGGTGAAGGTGGCAAAGAAGACAGTAGATAAGGACCTGGCagatgcagaaaaacaaaacattgacgAAGCCTTCAGTAACATCTGCACCAAACTGGACAACATCTCTGAGACCAACCAGAAGTTACTGAAGGAGATAAAGCTGAATGAATTGAAGGTGAACTATGGAAGGTCTGAAAATTACATCAAAAATCAGTACAATCATCTCACTGAAATGGTGAAGAAGATCCAGAAGAACCCTGATGACTCCCAAAAGCACACAGAAGACTTCAAGGATCACATCGATAGAGATGAGTTGGAAGATAGTCTAAATGCCTTTTACAAAGGCATCTGTGGGGAGCTGTCTTCCGGAAAACTGCTGGAGCTGTACTTCGATGCCTATGGTGGAGACAAAACCAAGATGGAAACCAAATGCTTCCATCTCATTCATCTCTTCCAAATGGGTCTCATGGTACTGATGGCACACACGGCTGCCacagaggatgatgaagatgaagtcaAGGAGAAATGGGAAGACAGGGTGAAAGAAATTCAAGTTAAAATAGACGATGTGCTGAAAAAGTGTGTTCAAAACTGA
- the rpz4 gene encoding rapunzel 4, whose protein sequence is MADQLQKLVAEKKNVVETVMDVFEQGAEVVASIAGDLFPVFSIAAPIVRLALDNVESKEAAYMKEQFQKVRERLEVVSEEIQRITDEIKKSGVDAAYFSVEENITNQFRKYMDILNAKAKFREVKKKLFLEHFVKTGGDKNLHTLYNAVTGDNFGGESVLEITLNYEEKSRRAMEDFCARLKKLFCIGLIALMGYTALKGCDDEEEILKDWGEKMKAVQDKMNVVIEDCIVSFPKQAELDSRRLVRDQSDLTNQQLADAIIQKLKKKYDWVCWSVRIFRSPSGLFANKKDFHCATGKSRFQVPSSDEKLIVMVSYSASPEPVDKTRIQQLIQSQKKPSVVGVAELLFEELPGHCVVHTIKTCKDLACCWSFTDELHYWEEHKNFYVCTHSA, encoded by the coding sequence ATGGCAGACCAGCTACAGAAGCTTgtagcagagaagaagaacgtGGTGGAGACTGTGATGGATGTTTTTGAACAGGGAGCGGAAGTAGTGGCCAGTATCGCTGGTGACCTCTTCCCCGTTTTCTCCATTGCTGCTCCAATTGTGAGGTTGGCTCTGGACAATGTGGAAAGCAAAGAGGCCGCATACATGAAGGAGCAGTTCCAGAAGGTCCGTGAACGCCTGGAGGTGGTCTCAGAGGAGATTCAGCGGATCACTGATGAGATCAAGAAAAGTGGAGTGGATGCTGCGTATTTCTCAGTGGAGGAGAACATCACTAACCAGTTCAGGAAGTACATGGACATCCTCAATGCCAAAGCCAAGTTCCGTGAGGTCAAGAAGAAGCTTTTCCTGGAGCATTTTGTCAAGACTGGTGGTGACAAAAACCTTCACACCCTCTACAATGCAGTGACAGGAGATAACTTCGGTGGGGAATCCGTGCTTGAGATCACTCTCAACTATGAGGAGAAAAGTCGGCGAGCAATGGAGGACTTCTGTGCCAGGCTGAAGAAGCTCTTCTGCATTGGTCTCATTGCCCTGATGGGCTACACTGCTCTAAAGGGatgtgatgatgaggaagaaaTTCTTAAAGACTGGGGGGAGAAGATGAAGGCTGTGCAGGATAAAATGAATGTTGTCATTGAAGATTGCATTGTCAGCTTCCCAAAGCAGGCTGAGCTGGATTCTCGTCGACTGGTGAGAGACCAGTCAGACTTAACCAACCAGCAGCTAGCTGATGCCATCATACAGAAGCTAAAGAAGAAGTATGACTGGGTGTGCTGGTCTGTGCGTATATTCAGGTCCCCTTCAGGCCTGTTTGCCAACAAGAAGGACTTCCATTGCGCAACGGGGAAGAGTCGCTTCCAGGTCCCTTCATCGGATGAGAAGCTTATTGTCATGGTGTCCTACAGTGCCTCGCCTGAGCCTGTGGACAAGACCCGTATCCAGCAGCTGATCCAGAGTCAGAAGAAACCCTCGGTGGTGGGTGTAGCAGAGCTCCTGTTTGAGGAGTTGCCGGGTCACTGTGTGGTCCACACGATCAAAACCTGCAAAGACCtggcctgctgctggagcttCACTGATGAGCTTCACTACTGGGAGGAGCACAAGAACTTCTACGTCTGCACTCACTCTGCTTGA
- the LOC139917898 gene encoding protein rapunzel-like, translating to MEIVGKISEGLAAAVGQLHPVLDLFESFFAEIVKNPDEDLTEQFNLVNQKLEGIQDEHDTMDLELQRSTMNMQNFDYEVQILNQYERFQDFVNDPHNKKKREKFLSYYEKKNTDFHLGCLYNAITGKTDSEGPMFEKRAIIEQRNRRAVEYFCGTVMKIFLKGIIVVVCYAIQKDRERGDNELKKWQKRMEDVKKHVNAAVDECTERFAVQAELDMERELQKKPGSVDLDFTKSLLDFLVKKYDWVKWSIRVFNDRERTFFFNWFAEKTYHGCAGGVNCFDVLTNSNIKVVVSFCVDPKPFDKSQIQQKIEKQKLKGDMKLVAQSLRRSFPSCLVHAVSRKEVVETNNFPEDCYYYGKHNGIYLCIHPVMPHTA from the coding sequence ATGGAGATCGTGGGGAAAATCTCTGAGGGGCTTGCAGCCGCTGTAGGCCAGCTTCACCCTGTCTTGGATCTGTTTGAAAGTTTTTTTGCTGAGATAGTCAAAAACCCAGACGAGGACCTGACAGAGCAATTTAACTTGGTCAACCAGAAACTCGAGGGGATCCAGGATGAGCATGATACAATGGACCTGGAGCTACAGAGATCGACGATGAACATGCAGAACTTTGATTACGAGGTCCAGATCCTCAACCAGTATGAAAGGTTCCAGGACTTTGTCAATGACCCTCACAacaaaaagaagagggagaagttCCTCAGctattatgagaaaaaaaatacagacttCCACTTGGGCTGCCTCTACAATGCTATCACTGGGAAGACAGACTCAGAAGGCCCTATGTTTGAGAAAAGAGCTATCATtgagcagagaaacagaagggCAGTTGAGTATTTCTGTGGCACGGTGATGAAGATTTTTCTGAAGGGCATTATTGTTGTCGTGTGTTATGCCATccagaaggacagagaaaggggggaCAACGAGttgaaaaagtggcagaaacgaATGGAGGATGTGAAGAAACATGTGAATGCTGCTGTGGATGAATGTACGGAGAGGTTTGCTGTTCAAGCCGAGCTGGACATGGAGCGTGAGCTTCAGAAGAAACCTGGCAGTGTTGACCTTGACTTCACCAAATCCCTCTTGGATTTTCTTGTGAAGAAATACGATTGGGTGAAATGGTCCATTAGGGTCTTCAATGACAGGGAGCGCACTTTCTTTTTCAACTGGTTTGCAGAGAAGACCTACCATGGCTGTGCAGGAGGAGTTAACTGCTTTGATGTTTTGACCAACAGCAACATCAAAGTGGTGGTCTCTTTCTGTGTTGACCCAAAGCCTTTTGACAAGAGTCAGATCCAACAGAAGATTGAGAAGCAGAAACTGAAGGGAGATATGAAGCTTGTGGCCCAGTCTTTGAGGAGGAGCTTCCCCAGCTGCCTGGTTCATGCTGTCAGCCGTAAGGAGGTGGTGGAGACCAACAACTTCCCTGAAGATTGTTACTACTATGGAAAACACAATGGAATCTACCTTTGTATTCACCCTGTGATGCCTCATACAGCATAG
- the rpz5 gene encoding rapunzel 5, which yields MTSVADWLLQNRGKIEKGVEIMGQASEVLAATVGQLHPVLEAVFVASAEILSNPEGKEARYLTEQFDLVNQKLEGIQDEIDKIGLELQRTTMNKQNFDREAQMLSQYEKFQDFVNAKPKFKEKKMEKFLSHYENTDGDLNLDSLYNAVTGENTSGDPMLETVVAVEQRSRRAVEDFCARLKKLFVVGIIAVMGHAALKKGAVGEEMVKKWQERMEDVEKRMKAAVDDCMENFADQAKLDMEHQLQEKPGSVDLDFTKSLLDSLVKKYDWVNWAIRVFNDKERIFFFNWLAGKKYHGSGGGANYFDVLTKNNIKVVVSFCVDPKPFNKSQIQEEIESQKLKGNMMAVAQSLSKSFPSCLVHAVSHYKEVVQTNNFPEDCYYYGKHKRAYLCIHPE from the coding sequence ATGACCAGTGTGGCAGATTGGCTCCTACAGAACAGGGGCAAGATTGAGAAAGGTGTGGAGATCATGGGGCAAGCCTCTGAGGTGCTTGCAGCCACTGTAGGCCAGCTTCACCCTGTCTTGGAGGCTGTGTTTGTGGCTTCTGCCGAAATACTCAGCAACCCAGAAGGGAAAGAGGCTCGTTACCTGACAGAGCAATTTGACTTGGTCAACCAGAAACTTGAGGGAATCCAAGATGAGATTGATAAAATTGGCCTGGAGCTACAGAGGACAACGATGAACAAGCAGAACTTTGATCGAGAGGCCCAGATGCTCAGCCAGTATGAGAAGTTCCAGGACTTTGTCAATGCCAAGCCTAAGTTCaaagagaagaagatggagaagttCCTCAGCCATTACGAGAACACAGACGGTGACTTGAACTTGGACAGCCTCTACAATGCTGTCACTGGGGAGAACACCTCAGGAGATCCCATGCTGGAAACAGTAGTCGCCGTAGAGCAGAGAAGCAGAAGGGCAGTTGAGGATTTCTGTGCCCGACTGAAGAAGCTTTTTGTGGTGGGCATTATTGCAGTGATGGGCCATGCCGCTCTCAAGAAAGGGGCAGTTGGGGAGGAGATGGTGAAGAAGTGGCAAGAACGAATGGAGGATGTGGAGAAACGAATGAAAGCTGCGGTGGACGACTGTATGGAGAACTTTGCTGATCAAGCCAAGCTGGACATGGAACACCAGCTTCAGGAGAAACCTGGCAGTGTTGACCTTGACTTCACCAAATCCCTTTTGGATTCACTTGTGAAGAAATATGATTGGGTGAATTGGGCCATCAGGGTCTTCAATGACAAGGAgcgcattttctttttcaactgGTTGGCAGGGAAGAAGTACCacggaagtggaggaggagctaACTACTTTGACGTTTTGACCAAGAACAACATCAAAGTGGTGGTCTCTTTCTGTGTTGACCCAAAGCCTTTTAACAAGAGTCAGATCCAAGAGGAGATTGAGAGCCAGAAGCTGAAGGGAAATATGATGGCTGTGGCCCAGTCTTTGAGCAAGAGCTTCCCCAGCTGCCTGGTTCATGCTGTCAGCCATTATAAGGAGGTGGTGCAGACCAACAACTTCCCTGAGGATTGTTACTACTATGGAAAACACAAAAGAGCCTACCTATGTATTCACCCTGAGTAG